Below is a window of Flavobacterium sp. N2820 DNA.
TCCTGGCTGAATATTATCACTGCTAATATCGTTCCATTTTTTTAAATCATCAATAGAAACTCCAGGAAATTGTTTAGAAATCGAAAATAATGAATCGCCATTTTTTACGGTGTATGTCCCGTCATTATTGGATTTAGCTTCAGATTTAATTACTGTTTTTTTATTGGAATAAATTTTTAATTTTTTACCTGAATGAATTGTAGTGCCTTTGATATTATTCCAAGATTTTAAATTACTTATTGAAACATTGTATTTATCTGCTATTTTTCCGAGACTTTCACCACTTTTAATCGTATGATATTGTAATTTTCGTTCAAATTTTGGTCTGTTTTCCTCAGATGAAGTGCTTATTGAATCTTTATGGCTAGCCACAACAACATCTGTATATGATTTCTCTTTGAATGTTTCCAAATGATTCAAATAGGCATACACTTTTTCTTCGTTTGAAACAAAAAGTCCCATCTTATTTTTTGGTAAACGTAGATAATGCGCTTTATCTTCTTCAAACGGAATTACTTTTAATTTATAAATCGGATTTAAAAATTCTATTTGTTCCACAGGAATATCCAATAATTCCGAAATATGCTTAAACGACATTTGCTTTTTCACCATAATGGTATCTGTTTCAAAATACGTTAATGTGGCTTTTTTTGGAAGAATTCCGTGTTCTTTTTTGAATTCGTAAATATACATCGTTGCTAAAAAAGCAGGTACATAATTGGCTGTTTCACGTGGAAGAAATTTGCGAATATTCCAATAATTTTGGCTTCCACCTGAACGACGAATCGCTTTTGAAACGTTTCCAGGTCCAGCATTGTAAGAAGCTAAAACCAAACTCCAATCGCCAAAAATTTCATATAAATGTGATAAATATTGGCAAGCAGCTTCTGTTGCTTTTAATGGATCGTGGCGTTCATCAACGTATGAATTTACTTCTAAATTATATTGCTTTCCCGTTGGATACATAAATTGCCAAAGTCCAGAAGCACCAACTCTTGATTTTGCTTTAGGGTTTAAAGCTGATTCTACAATCGCTAAATATTTTAACTCCATTGGAATATTATATTTTGCTAAATGCTCTTCAAACATTGGAAAATAATATTCAGAAACCGCCATTAATCGCTCAAAAGCTTTGGTTCTGTTTTTTAAAAAAGACTTAATTGTGTTTTCTAACGCTGGATTATATTCAATATTAAAAGGCGATTTAGCGTCCATTTTTGCGAGTCGTTTTTTCAAGACCTCCAAAGATAAATCATAGCTAACTTCTGAATCAATATTAAGATTTGAAATATCTGAAAACATATCTTCAGACAATTCTGTATTGGTCAATTCTGCCATCCATCTTTCGTCAATACAATTGCTAGTTGAATGATTGATAAACGTGTTTTTTAGTGAATCTAAATACGATAGTTTTGGTAATGTCAATGTATTTTGCTCTAAACTTTCTTGAGCAAAACCAACTGACGAGACCAATAGTGATATAAAAATTAATTTTTTCATTCTTGTTTTTGTTTTTTGGGGCGCATTAAAAACTAATAACTTAATTATCAGGTTTTTATTGTGTAATTATTCTAAAATAGCGGCAATTCCTGGTAATGTTCTTCCTTCTAACATTTCTAACATCGCTCCACCACCCGTAGAAACGTAACTCATCTTCGGCTCTAAGCCAAATTGTTTAACTGCTGCAACACTATCACCACCACCAACTAACGAAAACGCTCCTTTTTCAGTAGATTCTGCTATAAACTCTCCTAAAGAAATAGTTCCTTTTGCAAAGTTTTCCATTTCAAAAACGCCTAGTGGACCGTTCCACAAAATGGTTTTTGAATCTAAAATTATTTGTTTAAAAATGGCTAAGGATTTTGGTCCAGCATCTAAACCTTGCCAACCATCAGGAATGTGATTTACATCAACAATCTGAGTATTGGCATCGTTTGAAAAAGCATCTGCAGCAACTACGTCAACAGGAATATGAATTTGAACACCTTTTTCTTTGGCTTGTTTTAAAATTTCGATAGCCAATTCTAATTTATCATCTTCACAAATTGAATCTCCAATTTTTCCACCTAATGCTTTCACGAATGTAAAAGTCATTCCACCACCAATAATCATGTGATTTACTTTGTCTAAAATGTTTTCAATCACTGTAATTTTAGAAGAAACTTTACTTCCTCCTAAAATTGCAACTACTGGTTTTTCAGAGTTTTTTAATACTTTTTCGATACTTTCGATTTCTTTTGCTAACAAATATCCAAAGCATTTTGCTTCGTTAAAAAATTGTGCAATGATGGTAGTTGAAGCGTGTGCTCTGTGAGCGGTTCCAAATGCATCGTTTACATAAATATCACCTAAAGAAGCTAATTTTTTTGAAAATTCCACATCTCCTTTTTCTTCTTCAGCATAAAAACGTAAGTTTTCTAATAATAAAATTTCGCCGGGTTGTAGGTTTTTTGCAGCATTTTCTGCTACTTCTCCAATACAATCAGTAGCAAATTGTACTTTTTGTCCTAAAATTTCTTCTGTTTTAGACACAATATGTTGTAACGAATATTTAGCTTCAACGCCTTTTGGTCTTCCCAAGTGACTCATCAAAATAACACTTCCTCCATCTTTCAAAATTTTGTCAATTGTTGGCTTTGCAGCCTCGATACGAGTGGCATCTGTTACTTTAAAATTTTCATCTAAAGGCACATTAAAGTCTACTCTAATAATTGCTTTTTTGTTGTTGAAATTGAAGTCGTTTAGTGTTTTCATTTTTAGTTTATTTTGATTCGAATGATTGCAAATATAAATTATTGTATTTTAAATCTTTATAACAAATATCATATTTAGTAAATTTTTAAAACTTTCTTGTTTTGATTTTTTGCTTTCTTTTCTATCAATTTTGGTAAAATTTGTTTAGGTTTGTTGCATGCTTTTTAAAGATATTTTAGGTCAAGATCATATTAAAAATCACCTTACAAAAAGTGCTGAAGCGGGCAGAATTCCGCATGCACAATTGTTTGTTGGTCCCGAAGGTTGTGGCACACTTCCTATGGCGATTGCGTATGCACAATATATTTTGTGTGGCAATGAAGGTGGTGAAAACATAGGAGAAAATGCTGCTTGCAATCTTAAATTTGAACATTTTTCGCATCCCGATTTACATTTTGTTTTTCCAGTTGCAACTACAGATAGCATAAAAAGCCATGCCGTTAGTGATCATTTCATGATAGAATGGCGCCAATTTTTAACCGAATCTCCGTATGGAAGTTTGTTCGATTGGTTGAAAAATCTCGGAATTCAGAACAAACAAGGGTTAATTGGTGTTGATGAAGCTACTGAAATCAATAAAAAATTATCATTAAAAGCTTATGAAGGTGGTTACAAAGTAATGATTATTTGGATGGCCGATAAAATGAATGGCCCTTCGGCAAATAAATTATTGAAGTTATTAGAAGAACCACCTGCCAAAACCGTTTTTATTTTAATTACAGAAAGCACGAGCGATATGTTGCAAACGATTTTATCGCGCTGTCAAGTGATTGATTTTATAGGTTTGAGCGAAAGTGTAATTGCTGAAGCTTTCGTTTCACGTG
It encodes the following:
- a CDS encoding lytic transglycosylase domain-containing protein, with protein sequence MKKLIFISLLVSSVGFAQESLEQNTLTLPKLSYLDSLKNTFINHSTSNCIDERWMAELTNTELSEDMFSDISNLNIDSEVSYDLSLEVLKKRLAKMDAKSPFNIEYNPALENTIKSFLKNRTKAFERLMAVSEYYFPMFEEHLAKYNIPMELKYLAIVESALNPKAKSRVGASGLWQFMYPTGKQYNLEVNSYVDERHDPLKATEAACQYLSHLYEIFGDWSLVLASYNAGPGNVSKAIRRSGGSQNYWNIRKFLPRETANYVPAFLATMYIYEFKKEHGILPKKATLTYFETDTIMVKKQMSFKHISELLDIPVEQIEFLNPIYKLKVIPFEEDKAHYLRLPKNKMGLFVSNEEKVYAYLNHLETFKEKSYTDVVVASHKDSISTSSEENRPKFERKLQYHTIKSGESLGKIADKYNVSISNLKSWNNIKGTTIHSGKKLKIYSNKKTVIKSEAKSNNDGTYTVKNGDSLFSISKQFPGVSIDDLKKWNDISSDNIQPGMKLKING
- a CDS encoding phosphoglycerate kinase gives rise to the protein MKTLNDFNFNNKKAIIRVDFNVPLDENFKVTDATRIEAAKPTIDKILKDGGSVILMSHLGRPKGVEAKYSLQHIVSKTEEILGQKVQFATDCIGEVAENAAKNLQPGEILLLENLRFYAEEEKGDVEFSKKLASLGDIYVNDAFGTAHRAHASTTIIAQFFNEAKCFGYLLAKEIESIEKVLKNSEKPVVAILGGSKVSSKITVIENILDKVNHMIIGGGMTFTFVKALGGKIGDSICEDDKLELAIEILKQAKEKGVQIHIPVDVVAADAFSNDANTQIVDVNHIPDGWQGLDAGPKSLAIFKQIILDSKTILWNGPLGVFEMENFAKGTISLGEFIAESTEKGAFSLVGGGDSVAAVKQFGLEPKMSYVSTGGGAMLEMLEGRTLPGIAAILE
- a CDS encoding ATP-binding protein, with the protein product MLFKDILGQDHIKNHLTKSAEAGRIPHAQLFVGPEGCGTLPMAIAYAQYILCGNEGGENIGENAACNLKFEHFSHPDLHFVFPVATTDSIKSHAVSDHFMIEWRQFLTESPYGSLFDWLKNLGIQNKQGLIGVDEATEINKKLSLKAYEGGYKVMIIWMADKMNGPSANKLLKLLEEPPAKTVFILITESTSDMLQTILSRCQVIDFIGLSESVIAEAFVSRENCEPTVAKKIAHQSEGNYNKALHILRKEDDEFPFDEWFVEWVRSAFRAKGNAAAINDLIAWSENIASTGRETQKQFLHYCIHFFRQALLLNYKANDLVFLETKVPKFELEKFAPFVNGANITDIYKELEDAIYHIERNGNSKIILTDLSIKLTRLIHKNA